In Tubulanus polymorphus chromosome 8, tnTubPoly1.2, whole genome shotgun sequence, one genomic interval encodes:
- the LOC141909580 gene encoding calmodulin-alpha-like, whose product MNYFQATKTLTKKQVEEIRRSFNLFDRDGDGNISVTELGTALRALGQNPTEAEIRAMVQQADKDGNGSIEFDEFLNLMSRKYMEVADEEREMREAFKVFDRDGNGYIDANELRTVMTQIGEKLTDAEVEEMIREADRDGDGRVNYDEFTRTLCYR is encoded by the exons AAATCAGACGTTCGTTTAATCTGTTCGACCGCGACGGAGACGGTAATATAAGCGTCACTGAATTGGGCACGGCGCTTCGAGCGTTGGGCCAAAATCCGACGGAGGCAGAAATTAGAGCCATGGTCCAACAAGCTGATAAAGACG GAAATGGCAGTATCGAATTCGACGAGTTTCTGAATTTAATGTCGCGTAAGTACATGGAAGTGGCTGACGAGGAGCGAGAGATGAGGGAGGCGTTCAAG GTATTTGATCGGGATGGTAACGGTTATATCGATGCTAATGAACTGCGAACTGTAATGACCCAGatcggggagaagttgacggaCGCCGAGGTCGAGGAGATGATCAGAGAGGCGGATCGTGACGGGGACGGCCGAGTTAATTACGACG AGTTTACGAGGACGCTTTGCTACCGGTGA